In Salinisphaera sp. LB1, one genomic interval encodes:
- a CDS encoding XrtA/PEP-CTERM system exopolysaccharide export protein has protein sequence MAAILMAGLMAGCASAPPKALKGQAPTSTYRIGPGDQLNIYVRNNPDLSMQVPVRPDGEISIPLVQSMKAANKTPKQLASDLQNALSTYVRDPRVTVIVTQFHGTYADQVRVVGEAAQPQSMPYRTGMTLLDVMINVGGLTQFAAGNRAKLVRHENGQTKTFNVDIADLLNGNINDNVPVHPGDVVIIPRTYF, from the coding sequence GTGGCCGCGATTCTCATGGCCGGTCTGATGGCAGGCTGTGCCTCGGCGCCGCCCAAGGCGCTCAAGGGCCAGGCACCGACCAGCACCTATCGCATCGGGCCGGGCGATCAGCTGAATATATATGTCCGCAACAACCCTGATCTGAGCATGCAGGTGCCGGTCAGGCCGGACGGGGAGATATCCATCCCCCTCGTGCAGTCCATGAAGGCGGCGAATAAAACGCCCAAGCAACTTGCCAGCGATCTGCAGAACGCGCTTTCGACGTATGTGCGCGATCCACGCGTGACCGTGATTGTTACCCAGTTTCACGGCACCTACGCGGACCAGGTGCGGGTCGTCGGCGAGGCCGCGCAGCCACAGTCGATGCCTTACCGTACCGGCATGACACTGCTGGACGTGATGATCAACGTCGGCGGCCTGACCCAGTTTGCCGCGGGTAATCGCGCCAAGCTCGTGCGGCATGAAAATGGTCAGACGAAGACCTTCAATGTCGATATTGCGGACCTGCTCAACGGCAACATCAATGACAACGTGCCGGTTCATCCGGGCGATGTCGTGATCATTCCCCGCACCTACTTCTAG
- the prsR gene encoding PEP-CTERM-box response regulator transcription factor yields the protein MNAVAERLLIVEDDPGLTRQLRWSFDQYDPVFAADRNSAIDQVRRHEPQVVLLDLGLPPAADGIEEGMAALSDILRLAPATKVIVVTGNGDEDSAIKAIAAGAYDFYQKPVEIQVVELIIQRAFHIWQLERQNRRLRADANRPLDGLIATSESMRRIVRQIEKIAPTSATTLLQGDTGSGKEVLARALHRLSPRAERPFVAINCAAIPEHLLESELFGYEKGAFTGAQKQTLGKVELAEGGTLFLDEIGDMAPSLQAKLLRFLQERVIERVGGRHEIPVDARVICATHRDLQALIQQGDFREDLYYRVAEITIRIPPLRERSGDAIAIAKVLFERASEEHGRSLRGFSPDALAAIEQHDWPGNVRELEHRVNRAVILAESKLIDATDLGLSETTSDMDDGQLNLRQVRDAAERSALEKSLGRADGNISQAARLLGVSRPAIYDLMRKHGIEQHN from the coding sequence ATGAATGCAGTGGCCGAACGACTACTGATCGTCGAAGACGATCCGGGATTGACGCGACAGCTGCGCTGGAGCTTTGATCAATACGATCCGGTTTTCGCCGCGGACCGAAACAGTGCCATCGACCAGGTCCGCCGCCATGAACCCCAGGTCGTGCTGCTCGATCTCGGCCTGCCGCCGGCCGCTGACGGGATCGAAGAAGGAATGGCCGCGCTGTCGGATATTCTGCGGCTTGCGCCAGCGACCAAGGTCATCGTCGTGACCGGCAATGGCGATGAGGATAGCGCGATCAAGGCGATCGCGGCTGGCGCCTATGATTTTTACCAGAAGCCGGTCGAAATCCAGGTTGTCGAACTCATTATCCAGCGTGCTTTCCATATCTGGCAGCTGGAGCGTCAGAACCGCCGCCTCCGGGCCGACGCAAACCGCCCGCTCGATGGCCTGATCGCGACCAGTGAGTCGATGCGGCGTATCGTGCGCCAGATCGAAAAGATCGCGCCGACCAGTGCAACCACGTTGCTACAGGGCGACACCGGTTCGGGCAAGGAGGTGTTGGCGCGCGCGTTGCACCGGCTCAGCCCGCGGGCCGAGCGTCCGTTCGTGGCCATCAACTGTGCGGCGATTCCCGAGCACCTGCTCGAGAGTGAACTGTTCGGCTACGAGAAGGGGGCTTTCACCGGTGCGCAAAAGCAGACGCTCGGCAAGGTGGAGTTGGCGGAGGGCGGTACGCTTTTTCTCGACGAGATCGGCGACATGGCCCCAAGCCTGCAGGCCAAACTCCTGCGGTTTCTCCAGGAGCGCGTGATCGAGCGTGTCGGCGGACGCCACGAGATTCCGGTCGATGCACGCGTGATCTGTGCGACGCATCGCGATCTCCAGGCGCTGATCCAGCAGGGTGATTTCCGCGAGGATCTGTATTACCGCGTTGCCGAAATAACCATCCGTATCCCGCCGCTACGCGAACGCAGTGGCGATGCCATCGCTATCGCGAAAGTGCTGTTCGAGCGGGCCAGTGAAGAACACGGCCGATCGCTGCGCGGTTTTTCGCCGGACGCGCTGGCCGCCATCGAGCAGCACGATTGGCCCGGCAATGTGCGCGAGTTGGAGCATCGTGTGAATCGCGCGGTCATTCTCGCCGAAAGCAAATTGATAGATGCCACGGATCTGGGACTGAGCGAGACCACATCGGATATGGATGACGGTCAGCTCAATCTGCGGCAGGTCCGCGATGCCGCCGAACGCAGTGCGCTAGAAAAGAGTCTGGGACGGGCCGATGGCAATATTTCGCAGGCCGCCCGGTTGCTGGGCGTGTCGCGGCCCGCCATTTACGATCTAATGCGCAAGCATGGGATCGAGCAGCATAACTAG
- a CDS encoding ExeA family protein, with product MYEDFYKLQARPFQLMPDPRRLFETASHTRGLSYLIYGLERGEGFVVVTGPVGTGKTLLLQVLLDQIKTRHLLVARVAMANIDADNVVATVAAAFGVAVRGLAKYEMLDNLVGKLSASRNRRALLIVDEAQTCSTAALEELRIVSNLQARGQALVQVVLVGQSELRDLLLRPAMTHLRQRVVASYHLEPLSAAEVPGYIEHRLNTVGWRADRLSFGPGVYDRVYEWSGGIPRRINQIMDRLLLLGYLEERRELTRDDLDTAIEEFEAEFASDGLIYDGATNERARMGEEGEQGGEPPTSPQLDPLLERVAAVERALRSAYGEERVAELMRYHETSAAHRELVDAILRVERLEATLRDLVPETSAETTSAYTDWPDNERRAASPVAPGSAAYKLRRLFNRE from the coding sequence GTGTACGAGGATTTTTACAAACTTCAGGCGCGACCGTTCCAGTTGATGCCGGACCCGCGGCGGCTGTTCGAAACCGCCAGTCATACCCGTGGGTTGTCCTATCTCATCTACGGGCTGGAGCGGGGCGAGGGGTTTGTAGTGGTGACGGGCCCGGTCGGTACCGGCAAGACGTTGTTGCTCCAGGTTCTGCTGGACCAGATCAAGACGCGTCATCTGCTGGTTGCCCGTGTGGCCATGGCCAACATCGATGCCGACAATGTCGTGGCCACGGTGGCGGCGGCTTTCGGCGTGGCCGTGCGCGGACTGGCCAAGTACGAGATGCTCGACAATCTGGTCGGCAAGCTGTCGGCATCGCGGAACCGGCGCGCGCTGTTGATCGTCGACGAGGCGCAAACCTGCAGTACGGCGGCGCTCGAGGAACTGCGTATCGTGTCGAACCTGCAGGCACGCGGTCAGGCGCTGGTCCAGGTGGTGCTGGTGGGGCAGAGCGAGTTGCGCGACTTGTTGCTGCGCCCGGCGATGACGCATCTGCGCCAACGCGTCGTCGCCTCTTATCATCTCGAGCCGCTTAGCGCGGCGGAAGTGCCGGGCTATATCGAGCACCGCTTGAATACCGTGGGCTGGCGTGCCGATCGACTGTCATTCGGGCCGGGGGTATATGACCGCGTCTACGAGTGGTCGGGCGGGATTCCGCGCCGCATCAACCAGATCATGGACCGATTGCTGTTGCTCGGTTATCTGGAGGAGCGGCGTGAATTGACCCGCGACGACCTGGATACGGCTATCGAGGAATTCGAAGCCGAATTCGCCAGCGACGGCCTGATCTACGATGGCGCCACCAATGAGCGTGCGCGCATGGGCGAGGAGGGCGAGCAGGGCGGCGAACCGCCGACCTCGCCCCAGCTCGATCCACTGTTGGAACGGGTGGCCGCGGTGGAACGCGCCTTGCGCAGCGCTTACGGCGAAGAGCGTGTGGCTGAGTTGATGCGCTATCACGAGACCAGTGCGGCGCACCGCGAATTGGTCGATGCCATTCTTCGTGTCGAGCGGCTCGAAGCCACGTTGCGGGATCTCGTGCCTGAAACCTCCGCCGAGACCACCTCGGCCTATACTGACTGGCCCGATAACGAGCGCCGCGCGGCAAGCCCGGTCGCGCCGGGGTCCGCGGCTTATAAACTTAGGCGTCTGTTCAACCGGGAGTGA
- a CDS encoding XrtA system polysaccharide chain length determinant — translation MQEILSLVLGQLRNIWRFRWIALGIAWLIAVVGWLYVYSLPDQYSSSARVHIDTKSAIDPLLKGMAITPNTDQQVSLLIRTVLSRPHLRDIARSTGLDLRVTTPEQEQALIQGLQRRLTLKNSGGDADLYTISYTSSQPKLAQSVVQAVMSIMTTMDLSNKNSGNTTQAVSFLNKEVDKYKQKLNQTEQTLAQFKKNHAELMPGTNDYVSQVQKLNTDIDSIQDKLATARDRKANILEQMRSGGSGHASVPPAQSQQVQSIDKQLDAEQQKLSQLLTRYTPKHPDVIDAKRRIADLKQRRKDMLARLRSHPGEIQAPSGASSSGGGNGATLSDQLNNTKVQISTLESSLQRKQDQLKKLQAGADSMNDAQAKLAELSRNYQVTRDQYEKLLSRLYSARLSTDVQNSSNALQFRVIDPPEVPAEPSGPKRLILMVMALIGAIGAGLAFAWFLAQIRPVFSSRRDLTEATGFPVIGAVSLALSPAQRADRRRSMLVFVVCCLSLLVGFAAALVLLPVGVQWVPNIVSGQVL, via the coding sequence ATGCAGGAAATCCTCTCACTCGTCCTGGGTCAGCTCCGCAATATCTGGCGTTTTCGCTGGATTGCGCTGGGTATTGCCTGGCTTATTGCCGTGGTGGGTTGGTTGTATGTCTACAGCCTGCCGGACCAGTACAGCTCCTCTGCGCGCGTGCACATCGACACCAAATCGGCCATCGATCCGCTGCTGAAGGGGATGGCGATCACACCGAACACCGATCAGCAGGTCAGCCTGTTGATTCGGACGGTACTCAGTCGCCCACACCTGCGCGACATCGCGCGCTCTACCGGCCTCGACCTGCGGGTGACCACGCCGGAGCAGGAGCAGGCCCTCATCCAGGGCCTGCAGAGACGGCTGACCCTGAAGAACAGCGGGGGAGATGCCGACCTCTACACCATCAGCTATACCAGTTCACAACCCAAGCTTGCGCAGTCGGTCGTCCAGGCCGTCATGAGCATCATGACGACCATGGATCTATCGAATAAAAACAGCGGCAATACCACGCAGGCGGTTTCGTTTCTGAACAAGGAAGTCGACAAGTACAAGCAGAAGCTCAACCAGACGGAGCAGACGCTCGCGCAATTCAAGAAGAACCACGCGGAGCTCATGCCCGGGACGAACGACTACGTCAGTCAGGTGCAGAAGCTCAATACCGACATCGACTCGATCCAGGACAAGCTTGCGACCGCGCGCGATCGTAAGGCCAATATTCTTGAACAAATGCGCTCCGGCGGAAGCGGCCACGCCAGCGTGCCGCCGGCCCAGAGTCAGCAGGTTCAAAGCATCGACAAGCAGCTGGATGCCGAACAGCAGAAACTATCCCAGTTGCTGACCCGCTACACACCAAAGCACCCCGACGTCATTGATGCCAAGCGGCGGATTGCCGATCTCAAGCAACGGCGCAAGGATATGCTGGCCCGGCTGCGGTCCCATCCGGGCGAGATTCAGGCGCCCTCCGGGGCATCGTCGTCCGGCGGGGGCAATGGCGCTACCCTGTCCGATCAGCTCAACAACACCAAGGTACAGATCAGCACGCTCGAGTCATCGCTCCAGCGCAAGCAGGACCAGCTCAAGAAGCTGCAGGCCGGTGCCGACTCGATGAATGACGCCCAGGCCAAGCTCGCCGAGCTCAGCCGCAACTACCAGGTCACGCGGGACCAGTACGAAAAGCTGTTGTCGCGGTTGTACAGCGCGCGTCTGTCGACCGATGTGCAAAACAGCAGCAATGCGTTGCAATTCCGTGTCATCGACCCGCCCGAAGTGCCAGCCGAACCGTCTGGGCCCAAGCGCTTGATTCTAATGGTCATGGCGTTGATCGGCGCGATAGGCGCCGGGCTTGCCTTTGCATGGTTTCTCGCCCAGATCCGTCCGGTGTTCTCGAGCCGGCGTGACCTGACCGAGGCGACCGGTTTCCCCGTGATCGGCGCCGTGAGTCTGGCGCTCAGCCCGGCGCAACGCGCCGATCGGCGGCGGTCGATGCTGGTATTCGTGGTTTGCTGTTTGTCGTTACTGGTCGGTTTCGCCGCGGCGCTGGTCTTGCTGCCCGTGGGCGTGCAGTGGGTTCCGAACATCGTCTCCGGACAGGTTCTATGA
- the prsT gene encoding XrtA/PEP-CTERM system TPR-repeat protein PrsT, producing MGSSSITRFTQAAPGGGYVPRHRVVECSWCRATLSPRCLLSNIMAVHGPCEPVTDPGGVMVESRSCEKRSLRIARVLVFCLVAAVLITGCSSSSPEQRLGKARHAYEKHDYHAAEVQLKTVLRKHPDNGVAWALLGHTSLAERQYDDAIHQFEKAKANGQPAAALALPLGRALVASGKYQQALKALNKPEGDSPDHVRALVASLRGDARAGLGDTDKASAAYASALSIEPELPDALQGQARLALQRGDLNSAHAALSKAVSAHPDDVGSLTLLGQVDYRANNCSGAVKRLTHAMQVGAHLMTGAQERSARALLADCQLRVGDTDAAQKNIDALLAADQSNPFGNYLQALMDIRQGDYQNAANHVQATLNVDPNNLRSMTLMAWLRIVQGRPDAAQPFLTRVLAQAPDDMAALRLQAGLWMAQNQGEQARDLLAKAYRRHPDQPGLHKALTDVVAQLKQNHANGEPANAGIGDISLQLDLARSLAQMGSEAAAQTVLSKINPSNDAQRRAVAAARVRIALATGKKADALKQAETLARENPSDPEIQKLLAQSYVATARYSDAAQVLAKAHQANPDDDSLVRAQAALAAKRGRYAEAVDELKPLQSAQPDNTDLTLALAALYARAGQASQGISLLQSAVGRQPKSAVLNQALARAYLANGKAGPALKLIDNQLKSNEKSADWLHLKGVAQLVQGQTDDGLKTLARAADQAPDRPDLALAVAKAELSYGHRQAGIARLQKLRQQSPAFWPAASVLALAQANAGNTDAALAQVTALRQAGRDFDADVLRGDVLRTAKRFKQADAAYARAYQKKPSARLAMAMFNTRRAGRLDNPAQPLEQWLKQAPGDATAALQLAAWYQQNDQAERAASLYQKVLAAHPGAVIALNNLALINAKSHPGKALSYARKAHHEAPGSAAVTDTLGWILVSQGQQDSGIPLLEAAEKSAGKNNPEIRYHLGVALAGRGKPQDRQRAKTLLSQAVAAGLSPDEASHAHQILNRLAGGGGTG from the coding sequence ATGGGATCGAGCAGCATAACTAGGTTCACGCAGGCCGCCCCGGGGGGCGGGTATGTTCCGCGGCACCGTGTTGTCGAGTGTTCATGGTGCCGGGCTACACTGAGCCCGCGGTGTTTGCTTTCGAACATAATGGCCGTGCATGGGCCGTGTGAGCCGGTAACAGATCCAGGGGGAGTCATGGTCGAGTCACGCAGTTGTGAGAAAAGATCGTTGCGGATCGCGCGCGTGCTTGTGTTCTGTCTGGTGGCTGCCGTATTGATTACCGGTTGCTCGTCCTCTTCGCCCGAGCAGCGCCTGGGCAAGGCGCGGCACGCCTACGAGAAACACGACTATCATGCGGCCGAAGTGCAGCTGAAAACGGTGCTGCGCAAGCACCCCGACAATGGCGTCGCCTGGGCCTTGCTGGGTCACACCTCCCTGGCCGAGCGGCAATACGACGATGCGATCCACCAGTTCGAAAAAGCCAAGGCCAATGGCCAGCCTGCCGCGGCGCTCGCCCTGCCACTCGGACGCGCGCTGGTCGCGAGTGGCAAATATCAGCAGGCACTTAAAGCCCTGAACAAGCCGGAAGGCGACTCGCCGGATCACGTGCGGGCGCTGGTTGCGAGCCTGCGCGGAGATGCCCGGGCCGGGCTTGGCGATACCGACAAGGCGAGCGCCGCCTATGCGTCTGCCTTGTCGATCGAGCCGGAGTTGCCGGACGCGCTACAGGGACAGGCGCGGTTGGCTCTGCAGCGGGGGGATCTGAATAGCGCGCATGCGGCGCTGTCGAAGGCGGTCTCTGCGCATCCGGACGATGTCGGATCGCTGACGTTGCTCGGCCAGGTCGACTACCGGGCAAACAACTGCAGCGGTGCGGTCAAACGTCTGACGCATGCGATGCAGGTCGGTGCCCATTTAATGACCGGGGCGCAGGAGCGCAGTGCACGGGCACTGCTGGCCGATTGTCAGTTGCGCGTCGGCGATACGGACGCGGCGCAGAAGAATATCGACGCGCTTCTGGCGGCCGATCAGAGCAACCCCTTCGGCAACTACCTTCAAGCGTTGATGGATATCCGCCAGGGCGACTACCAGAACGCGGCCAATCACGTCCAGGCCACGCTCAACGTGGATCCGAACAATCTGCGCAGCATGACGTTGATGGCCTGGCTCCGGATCGTCCAGGGTCGGCCCGATGCGGCCCAGCCGTTTCTTACGCGAGTCCTGGCGCAGGCGCCAGACGACATGGCCGCCCTGCGGCTTCAGGCTGGCCTTTGGATGGCGCAGAACCAGGGGGAACAGGCCCGGGATCTCCTGGCGAAGGCATATCGGCGCCACCCCGACCAACCCGGTCTGCACAAGGCACTAACCGACGTCGTGGCCCAGCTCAAGCAAAATCATGCGAACGGCGAGCCGGCGAACGCGGGTATCGGCGATATTTCGCTGCAACTCGATCTGGCGCGTTCGCTGGCGCAAATGGGCAGCGAAGCCGCGGCACAGACCGTGCTTTCGAAGATCAACCCGAGCAATGACGCCCAGCGTCGCGCGGTGGCGGCCGCTCGGGTACGGATCGCGCTGGCCACGGGCAAAAAGGCAGACGCGCTGAAGCAGGCGGAGACGCTGGCCCGGGAGAATCCGAGCGATCCCGAAATACAGAAGCTGCTGGCGCAGAGTTATGTCGCGACGGCCCGCTACAGCGACGCGGCGCAAGTGCTTGCCAAGGCCCATCAGGCGAATCCCGACGACGACTCCCTGGTCCGAGCCCAGGCCGCGCTGGCGGCCAAGCGCGGGCGTTATGCCGAGGCGGTAGACGAACTCAAACCGCTGCAAAGCGCGCAGCCGGACAACACCGATCTGACGCTCGCGCTCGCCGCACTCTATGCGCGCGCGGGCCAGGCGTCACAGGGCATCAGCCTGTTGCAATCGGCGGTGGGGCGCCAGCCGAAGTCGGCGGTTTTGAACCAGGCCCTGGCCCGGGCCTATCTGGCGAATGGCAAGGCCGGCCCGGCGCTGAAGCTGATTGACAACCAGCTCAAGTCAAACGAAAAGTCGGCGGATTGGTTGCACCTCAAGGGTGTCGCGCAGCTGGTCCAGGGCCAGACCGATGATGGGCTGAAAACGCTCGCGCGCGCGGCTGACCAGGCTCCCGACCGTCCCGACCTCGCGCTGGCTGTCGCCAAGGCCGAGCTGTCGTACGGCCACCGCCAGGCCGGCATCGCGCGTTTGCAGAAACTGCGCCAGCAATCCCCGGCATTCTGGCCCGCGGCCAGCGTGCTCGCACTGGCCCAGGCGAATGCCGGCAACACGGATGCGGCGCTGGCGCAGGTGACCGCGCTGCGGCAGGCCGGGCGCGATTTCGATGCGGACGTTCTCCGCGGTGATGTCCTGCGTACGGCCAAGCGTTTCAAGCAGGCCGATGCCGCTTACGCCAGGGCTTATCAGAAAAAGCCCAGTGCCCGGCTGGCCATGGCCATGTTCAACACGCGCCGGGCCGGCCGGCTTGACAATCCCGCGCAGCCGCTCGAGCAATGGCTGAAGCAGGCCCCGGGGGATGCCACGGCAGCTCTGCAGCTGGCCGCCTGGTATCAGCAGAATGATCAGGCGGAGCGCGCGGCGTCGCTGTATCAGAAGGTGCTCGCGGCCCATCCCGGCGCAGTGATTGCACTGAACAACCTCGCGCTGATCAACGCGAAAAGTCATCCCGGGAAAGCGCTCAGCTATGCCCGCAAGGCACACCATGAGGCCCCGGGAAGCGCAGCGGTGACCGATACACTGGGCTGGATACTGGTGTCCCAGGGACAGCAGGATTCCGGCATCCCGCTGCTCGAGGCGGCCGAAAAATCGGCGGGTAAAAACAATCCCGAGATTCGGTATCACCTGGGCGTGGCCCTGGCCGGCCGTGGCAAACCGCAGGACAGGCAGCGCGCGAAAACGCTGCTCAGCCAAGCGGTTGCCGCCGGTCTGAGCCCGGACGAGGCGAGTCACGCGCATCAGATATTGAACCGGTTGGCCGGCGGCGGGGGCACCGGTTAG
- a CDS encoding TIGR03016 family PEP-CTERM system-associated outer membrane protein: MPASRVIPMCDPTGGTLRRAACARMCVMALPLALVWGANAMAAQATASSGSSTGATSGGSGVATSRTGTASGTGGNYQDNRPVVIGNSASSNHDYAPSGPGTSNPFGFAGGFAPNGCAPSLSLGDVASSDTASVLDRPAAPRRASGRYVQASVSGSETYTDNLNLDAHHRQSDFITTVAPRIDACSSTGRIRGQASYQLEGVAYADHGHNNDIYNDLQGSTSIDLIENHLYLDADTEYGQQVIDPSVGYARSNIIRPNQNKTTAWHTNISPYVTQSLGGLGQGMLRYRYGRSIYGDNSVPDTTVNGVSASVTSPTEVEPLSWQAQVVTEAVKSSGGNAQRFIDRYQQIFGAGTLPPGYNGNSNQTQHFDSATLQLGYRVSPTLTLTTQGGVEDKYRPNGRNDRWSAPRWQVGARWGSATNSLEVNYGHRFYGASYSLAASHHGRLLDLSLRYSEDPSSPGLDALNNAGSGYAFGSVGSIGDLLGGGGTGYNGTNSLLNRGTYIRKRWQGRIGFHTALTHSEVTGYSQRENYRSPGVTDSSSHGLEIDTRYAVRPRTSIVPSASWDHYDGNSGNGSSSDDYTAGVSVVRAISPSAEAAVGYSRQWRDESNGPGYQENRITLQFRKAF; the protein is encoded by the coding sequence ATGCCCGCGTCACGTGTCATCCCCATGTGCGACCCTACCGGAGGCACACTGCGGCGCGCGGCGTGCGCGCGTATGTGCGTGATGGCGCTGCCCCTGGCGTTGGTCTGGGGCGCGAACGCGATGGCGGCGCAAGCCACGGCCAGCAGCGGATCGAGTACGGGGGCCACTTCCGGGGGCAGCGGCGTGGCCACGAGCCGCACCGGCACGGCGTCGGGCACCGGCGGCAATTACCAGGACAATCGGCCGGTCGTCATCGGCAACAGTGCGTCGAGTAACCACGATTATGCGCCAAGCGGCCCGGGGACGAGCAATCCGTTCGGCTTTGCCGGCGGCTTCGCACCCAATGGGTGCGCGCCGAGTTTGAGTCTGGGTGATGTGGCGAGCTCGGACACCGCGTCGGTTCTGGATCGCCCGGCGGCGCCCCGGCGGGCGTCGGGTCGCTACGTGCAGGCGTCGGTTTCCGGCTCCGAGACCTACACCGACAATCTCAATCTCGACGCGCATCATCGGCAATCGGATTTCATCACCACGGTGGCTCCGCGCATCGATGCCTGTTCTTCGACCGGCAGAATCCGCGGCCAGGCAAGCTATCAACTCGAAGGGGTGGCTTATGCCGATCATGGCCACAACAACGACATATACAACGATCTGCAGGGCAGTACCTCCATCGATCTTATTGAAAACCATCTGTATCTGGATGCCGATACGGAGTACGGACAACAGGTGATTGATCCGTCGGTTGGCTATGCGCGCTCGAACATCATTCGGCCGAATCAGAACAAAACGACCGCATGGCACACGAATATCAGCCCCTATGTAACCCAGTCTCTCGGCGGCTTGGGCCAGGGCATGCTGCGTTATCGCTATGGGCGATCGATCTACGGCGACAACAGCGTTCCGGACACCACGGTTAATGGCGTCTCCGCCAGCGTGACCAGTCCGACTGAAGTCGAGCCATTGAGTTGGCAGGCACAGGTCGTCACTGAGGCAGTAAAGAGTTCGGGCGGGAATGCGCAACGGTTCATTGATCGCTACCAGCAGATCTTCGGTGCCGGCACGTTGCCGCCCGGCTACAATGGCAATTCCAACCAGACGCAGCATTTCGACAGTGCCACACTGCAACTGGGCTACCGCGTCTCCCCGACGCTGACCCTCACCACCCAGGGCGGGGTCGAGGATAAATACCGACCCAATGGCAGGAACGATCGCTGGTCGGCGCCACGCTGGCAGGTGGGGGCGCGCTGGGGCAGTGCCACCAATTCTCTGGAAGTGAACTACGGTCACCGGTTTTATGGCGCCAGTTACTCATTGGCGGCATCGCACCACGGCCGCCTGCTCGATTTGTCGCTGCGTTACAGCGAAGATCCGTCTTCCCCCGGCCTCGATGCGCTCAATAACGCCGGGTCCGGCTATGCCTTCGGCTCGGTGGGGTCGATCGGCGACTTGCTCGGTGGCGGCGGGACCGGCTACAACGGCACTAATTCACTGCTCAATCGCGGCACATACATACGCAAGCGCTGGCAGGGGCGCATCGGTTTCCATACGGCTCTGACACACAGCGAGGTTACGGGCTACTCACAGCGTGAGAATTATCGGTCGCCGGGCGTGACCGACAGCAGCAGCCATGGCCTCGAGATTGATACCCGCTACGCGGTTCGTCCGCGCACGAGCATCGTGCCCTCGGCGAGCTGGGATCATTACGACGGCAATTCCGGCAACGGCTCGAGTTCCGATGACTACACTGCCGGCGTGTCCGTCGTGCGCGCGATCTCGCCCAGTGCCGAGGCGGCGGTCGGCTACTCGCGGCAATGGCGAGACGAGAGCAACGGCCCCGGATATCAGGAAAACCGTATCACGCTGCAATTCCGAAAAGCGTTCTAG
- a CDS encoding XrtA system polysaccharide deacetylase — protein MTVDVEEYFQVSAFEQHIAFDQWARMPSRVEASTDRILAMFELAGVRATFFTLGWVAERHPALIRRIVDAGHELASHGQNHVRVINQDRDTFGADIRQAKAVLEDTGGQAVKGYRAPSFSIGATNLWALDELAAAGYRYSSSIYPGTHDAYGMPGAPRFPFRPGPGSRLIEIPVTTVEIGGRRLPCAGGGFFRLYPYRATRAALRRVNRRDRQPTVFYFHPWEVDPEQPRVPGLDPRRRFRHYLNIHRVEPRLRRLLADFRWDRMDRVFAVEEGCSDDAASRMSNA, from the coding sequence ATGACGGTGGATGTGGAAGAATACTTCCAGGTCTCGGCCTTTGAGCAGCATATTGCGTTCGACCAATGGGCGCGCATGCCGTCGCGGGTTGAGGCGAGCACCGACCGCATTCTGGCGATGTTCGAGCTCGCCGGGGTCCGCGCCACCTTCTTTACCTTGGGCTGGGTGGCTGAACGTCACCCCGCACTGATTCGTCGTATCGTGGATGCCGGGCACGAGCTGGCCAGCCACGGCCAGAACCATGTGCGTGTGATCAATCAGGATCGCGACACCTTCGGCGCCGATATCCGTCAAGCCAAGGCCGTGCTCGAAGATACCGGCGGGCAGGCGGTTAAAGGCTATCGCGCCCCGAGTTTCTCGATCGGTGCGACCAACCTCTGGGCGCTCGACGAACTGGCCGCGGCCGGATACCGCTACAGTTCGAGTATCTATCCGGGCACGCACGATGCCTACGGCATGCCCGGGGCGCCGCGGTTTCCGTTTCGGCCCGGGCCGGGGAGCCGCCTGATCGAAATTCCCGTCACCACGGTGGAAATCGGTGGACGACGGTTGCCCTGTGCCGGCGGCGGCTTTTTCAGACTGTATCCGTATCGGGCCACCCGTGCCGCATTGCGCCGCGTCAACCGGCGTGATCGACAGCCGACGGTATTCTATTTTCACCCATGGGAAGTCGATCCGGAGCAGCCGCGCGTCCCGGGGCTGGATCCCCGGCGTCGTTTCCGCCATTACCTGAACATCCATCGGGTCGAACCTCGCCTGCGGCGTCTGCTGGCGGATTTCCGCTGGGATCGCATGGATCGGGTTTTTGCGGTTGAAGAAGGCTGCAGCGACGACGCCGCTTCAAGGATGAGCAACGCATGA